In a genomic window of Pangasianodon hypophthalmus isolate fPanHyp1 chromosome 1, fPanHyp1.pri, whole genome shotgun sequence:
- the LOC113534046 gene encoding ATP-dependent zinc metalloprotease YME1L1 isoform X2 produces MFSLTTSFQPQVTVPLSHIINAVHSLKASASSTATAAVQSLHRELSADHHIVPHTPDTQLKQIHKDLGISELRLSGVNELLNRLLPTPVPKESLDLRVCLRSSRWRTSHISTDSFFHNKHGFSQRMPGLFGYPIFHRQNTHPLQVLCSDLQHLKVCVQSRGFKTLRSKTRRLQSSYESPAESESYTPLFMKGLLLRDKADAESLDQLMKQRNLPENQQDAFKTGFTEGFMKSQALMQKTQDSLKRTRLILLVLLLVGIYGLSRTPFLSVRFRTTSGLDAALDPIQMKNVTFEHVKGVEEAKSELQDIVEFLRNPQKFTALGGKLPKGVLLVGPPGTGKTLLARAVAGEADVPFYYASGSEFDEMFVGVGASRIRNLFKEAKANAPCVIFIDELDSVGGKRIESPMHPYSRQTINQLLAEMDGFKPNEGVIVIGATNFAEALDNALVRPGRFDMQVTVPRPDVKGRTEILNWYLKKIKVDPDVDAEIIARGTVGFSGAELENLVNQAALKAAVDGKEMVTIKELEFAKDKILMGPERRSVEIDKKNKTITAYHESGHAIVAYYTKDAMPINKATIMPRGPTLGHVSMLPENDRWSETRAQLLAQMDVSMGGRVAEELIFGDENITTGASSDFDGATKIAKMMVTRFGMSDKLGVMTYSDLSKHSPETQAAVDQEVRTLLQDSYERAKKLLKTYSKEHKKLADALLTYETLDAKEIQMVLEGKSLDPR; encoded by the exons GTAACTGTGCCACTGAGCCATATTATCAATGCTGTGCACTCGCTGAAAGCGTCAGCCAGCTCCACTGCCACTGCTGCAGTTCAGAGTCTACACCGAGAGCTTTCGGCTGATCACCACATAGTGCCCCACACCCCTGACACACAG CTTAAGCAAATTCATAAAGACCTGGGGATCTCAGAGCTAAGGCTAAGTGGAGTCAATGAGCTGTTAAACAGGCTGCTGCCCACACCAGTTCCCAAAGAGAGCTTGGACCTTAGGGTCTGTCTTCGATCTTCAAGATGGAGAACATCACACATCTCCACAGATTCCTTCTTTCACAACAAACATG GTTTCTCTCAGAGAATGCCAGGACTCTTTGGCTATCCAATATTCCATAGACAAAACACCCATCCTCTTCAGGTTCTTTGCTCAGATCTTCAGCACTTGAAAG tGTGTGTCCAAAGCCGAGGTTTTAAGACTCTGAGGTCCAAAACCAGGCGCCTTCAGTCCAGCTATGAGAGTCCAGCAGAATCGGAGAGCTATACTCCACTATTTATGAAG GGTCTTCTCTTGAGGGATAAAGCTGATGCTGAGAGCCTTGACCAGTTAATGAAACAGAGGAATCTTCCAGAGAATCAGCAGGATGCCTTTAAGACTGGTTTTACAGAGGGCTTCATGAAATCTCAAGCCCTAATGCAGAAGACACAAG ATTCACTTAAGAGGACTCGTCTGATTTTACTTGTCCTCCTACTTGTTGGCATCTATGGTTTGTCAAGAACCCCATTTCTCTCGG TCCGATTCCGTACTACATCTGGCCTGGATGCCGCACTGGATCCAATCCAAATGAAGAACGTCACCTTTGAGCATGTGAAAGGTGTGGAGGAGGCGAAGAGTGAGCTTCAGGACATTGTTGAGTTCTTGAGGAATCCACAGAAATTCACTGCACTTGGTGGAAAGCTACCCAAAG GTGTCCTCCTGGTCGGTCCTCCTGGTACTGGAAAGACTCTTCTTGCCAGAGCTGTGGCAGGGGAGGCAGATGTGCCATTCTACTATGCGTCAGGGTCAGAGTTTGACGAGATGTTTGTGGGCGTTGGAGCAAGTCGCATCCGGAACCTATTCA AAGAGGCAAAAGCTAATGCCCCTTGTGTGATCTTTATTGATGAGTTGGACAGTGTGGGTGGAAAGCGCATAGAGTCACCCATGCATCCATATTCACGTCAGACTATTAACCAGCTCCTTGCAGAAATGGATGG GTTTAAACCAAATGAAGGGGTTATTGTTATTGGGGCAACAAATTTTGCAGAAGCTTTGGACAA TGCTCTTGTGAGACCTGGGAGGTTTGACATGCAAGTCACAGTCCCCAGACCTGATGTAAAAGGACGTACTGAGATCCTCAACTGGTACTTGAAGAAAATCAAAGTGGACCCTG ATGTGGATGCAGAAATTATTGCCAGGGGAACAGTGGGCTTCTCTGGAGCAGAGCTGGAGAACTTGGTGAATCAGGCTGCACTAAAGGCTGCCGTAGATGGAAAGGAGATGGTGACAATAAAGGAACTAGAGTTCGCTAAAGACAAGATCCTTATGG GCCCAGAGCGCAGAAGTGTGGAGATCGACAAGAAAAACAAGACGATCACTGCATATCATGAATCTGGGCACGCTATTGTGGCATATTATACTAAAGACGCCATGCCCATAAATAAAGCTACTATCATGCCACGAGGACCCACCCTTGGTCAT GTGTCTATGCTCCCAGAAAATGATCGGTGGAGTGAGACTCGTGCTCAGCTGTTGGCTCAGATGGATGTCAGTATGGGTGGCAGGGTGGCAGAGGAGCTCATCTTTGGGGATGAAAACATCACTACAG GAGCGTCAAGTGATTTCGATGGAGCCACTAAGATTGCAAAGATGATGGTTACACGCTTTGGAATGAGTGACAAG CTGGGTGTCATGACCTACTCTGACCTGTCCAAACATAGCCCAGAAACACAAGCTGCTGTGGACCAGGAAGTCAGAACGCTGCTACAG GATTCATATGAGCGTGCTAAGAAACTCCTCAAGACATACAGCAAAGAGCACAAAAAACTGGCAGATGCTCTGCTCACCTATGAGACTCTGGATGCAAAAGAAATTCAGATGGTTCTTGAGGGCAAATCTCTAGACCCCAGATGA
- the LOC113534046 gene encoding ATP-dependent zinc metalloprotease YME1L1 isoform X1: MFSLTTSFQPQVTVPLSHIINAVHSLKASASSTATAAVQSLHRELSADHHIVPHTPDTQLKQIHKDLGISELRLSGVNELLNRLLPTPVPKESLDLRVCLRSSRWRTSHISTDSFFHNKHGFSQRMPGLFGYPIFHRQNTHPLQVLCSDLQHLKVCVQSRGFKTLRSKTRRLQSSYESPAESESYTPLFMKGLLLRDKADAESLDQLMKQRNLPENQQDAFKTGFTEGFMKSQALMQKTQDSLKRTRLILLVLLLVGIYGLSRTPFLSGKGSFSDTVRFRTTSGLDAALDPIQMKNVTFEHVKGVEEAKSELQDIVEFLRNPQKFTALGGKLPKGVLLVGPPGTGKTLLARAVAGEADVPFYYASGSEFDEMFVGVGASRIRNLFKEAKANAPCVIFIDELDSVGGKRIESPMHPYSRQTINQLLAEMDGFKPNEGVIVIGATNFAEALDNALVRPGRFDMQVTVPRPDVKGRTEILNWYLKKIKVDPDVDAEIIARGTVGFSGAELENLVNQAALKAAVDGKEMVTIKELEFAKDKILMGPERRSVEIDKKNKTITAYHESGHAIVAYYTKDAMPINKATIMPRGPTLGHVSMLPENDRWSETRAQLLAQMDVSMGGRVAEELIFGDENITTGASSDFDGATKIAKMMVTRFGMSDKLGVMTYSDLSKHSPETQAAVDQEVRTLLQDSYERAKKLLKTYSKEHKKLADALLTYETLDAKEIQMVLEGKSLDPR, translated from the exons GTAACTGTGCCACTGAGCCATATTATCAATGCTGTGCACTCGCTGAAAGCGTCAGCCAGCTCCACTGCCACTGCTGCAGTTCAGAGTCTACACCGAGAGCTTTCGGCTGATCACCACATAGTGCCCCACACCCCTGACACACAG CTTAAGCAAATTCATAAAGACCTGGGGATCTCAGAGCTAAGGCTAAGTGGAGTCAATGAGCTGTTAAACAGGCTGCTGCCCACACCAGTTCCCAAAGAGAGCTTGGACCTTAGGGTCTGTCTTCGATCTTCAAGATGGAGAACATCACACATCTCCACAGATTCCTTCTTTCACAACAAACATG GTTTCTCTCAGAGAATGCCAGGACTCTTTGGCTATCCAATATTCCATAGACAAAACACCCATCCTCTTCAGGTTCTTTGCTCAGATCTTCAGCACTTGAAAG tGTGTGTCCAAAGCCGAGGTTTTAAGACTCTGAGGTCCAAAACCAGGCGCCTTCAGTCCAGCTATGAGAGTCCAGCAGAATCGGAGAGCTATACTCCACTATTTATGAAG GGTCTTCTCTTGAGGGATAAAGCTGATGCTGAGAGCCTTGACCAGTTAATGAAACAGAGGAATCTTCCAGAGAATCAGCAGGATGCCTTTAAGACTGGTTTTACAGAGGGCTTCATGAAATCTCAAGCCCTAATGCAGAAGACACAAG ATTCACTTAAGAGGACTCGTCTGATTTTACTTGTCCTCCTACTTGTTGGCATCTATGGTTTGTCAAGAACCCCATTTCTCTCGGGTAAAGGCTCGTTTTCTGATACTG TCCGATTCCGTACTACATCTGGCCTGGATGCCGCACTGGATCCAATCCAAATGAAGAACGTCACCTTTGAGCATGTGAAAGGTGTGGAGGAGGCGAAGAGTGAGCTTCAGGACATTGTTGAGTTCTTGAGGAATCCACAGAAATTCACTGCACTTGGTGGAAAGCTACCCAAAG GTGTCCTCCTGGTCGGTCCTCCTGGTACTGGAAAGACTCTTCTTGCCAGAGCTGTGGCAGGGGAGGCAGATGTGCCATTCTACTATGCGTCAGGGTCAGAGTTTGACGAGATGTTTGTGGGCGTTGGAGCAAGTCGCATCCGGAACCTATTCA AAGAGGCAAAAGCTAATGCCCCTTGTGTGATCTTTATTGATGAGTTGGACAGTGTGGGTGGAAAGCGCATAGAGTCACCCATGCATCCATATTCACGTCAGACTATTAACCAGCTCCTTGCAGAAATGGATGG GTTTAAACCAAATGAAGGGGTTATTGTTATTGGGGCAACAAATTTTGCAGAAGCTTTGGACAA TGCTCTTGTGAGACCTGGGAGGTTTGACATGCAAGTCACAGTCCCCAGACCTGATGTAAAAGGACGTACTGAGATCCTCAACTGGTACTTGAAGAAAATCAAAGTGGACCCTG ATGTGGATGCAGAAATTATTGCCAGGGGAACAGTGGGCTTCTCTGGAGCAGAGCTGGAGAACTTGGTGAATCAGGCTGCACTAAAGGCTGCCGTAGATGGAAAGGAGATGGTGACAATAAAGGAACTAGAGTTCGCTAAAGACAAGATCCTTATGG GCCCAGAGCGCAGAAGTGTGGAGATCGACAAGAAAAACAAGACGATCACTGCATATCATGAATCTGGGCACGCTATTGTGGCATATTATACTAAAGACGCCATGCCCATAAATAAAGCTACTATCATGCCACGAGGACCCACCCTTGGTCAT GTGTCTATGCTCCCAGAAAATGATCGGTGGAGTGAGACTCGTGCTCAGCTGTTGGCTCAGATGGATGTCAGTATGGGTGGCAGGGTGGCAGAGGAGCTCATCTTTGGGGATGAAAACATCACTACAG GAGCGTCAAGTGATTTCGATGGAGCCACTAAGATTGCAAAGATGATGGTTACACGCTTTGGAATGAGTGACAAG CTGGGTGTCATGACCTACTCTGACCTGTCCAAACATAGCCCAGAAACACAAGCTGCTGTGGACCAGGAAGTCAGAACGCTGCTACAG GATTCATATGAGCGTGCTAAGAAACTCCTCAAGACATACAGCAAAGAGCACAAAAAACTGGCAGATGCTCTGCTCACCTATGAGACTCTGGATGCAAAAGAAATTCAGATGGTTCTTGAGGGCAAATCTCTAGACCCCAGATGA
- the pks1 gene encoding uncharacterized protein pks1, protein MDEDIAVVGIGCSFPGVLYINTYDVCGILAGDGLDNFWKVLVDGKNCAVDIPEQRFDVTQWYDPDDTILGKIQTTKAAFIDGFNEFDHRFFGISEAEANCMDPQQKLLLQCSYRALEDSGIPMEKVSGSRTGVYIGLMNRDYETLLNNSPSTITHYNGTGTAMSIAANRISYTFNLTGPSFAIDSACSSSLVAIHSACQAIRQGDCEMALCGGVSCILEPRVFVALSKAKMISPEGTSKPFSKRADGYGRGEGCGIVLLKPLKKALQDFDHIWGIVCKTAVNQDGHTVTPITKPSMVQQEELLNRIYSTGTYLSDIQYIEAHGTGTPVGDSVEADSISKVIAKARPSEVGPLPIGSVKSNIGHTESAAGVAGLIKVLLMMKHETIVPSVFYSEENSSIDVQALNLKIPTKAETWHCTGSMERVAGINSFGFGGTNAHAIIREYKHAMSSNLERFGSRKLFPLSAATSKSLEMCIADTYQRISTEKNVDLTTLLYTSACRRSHMKHKYRKVYVTTSLSDLEEQLKTTVNNKFDAIKPDPKVVFVFCGNGVTYRGMCKQLLKEEPVFREKIREVENYFQNYRSTSILQKIASSYDNDDFSKPETVQPLLFATQVAIAHLLKHWGIRPTAVLGHSVGEVAAAHCSGLLSLEDAVKVVYYRSVLQSKVTGGKMLVVGNITVSDILKILPAYTGKVCLAALNSPLSCVLSGEKDAIESVQQLLKNSFKAKNLFLHVLEVPAAYHSHMMDPVLTQIRDSIGSLNQHEMECEVFSTVTGRMCCLGDFVTGEYWARNIRNPVAFEQAVRAVASNRKNIIFVEIGPRRALQRNIMETLGNDTVVLSSIQPDKDHDALLTVVSKLFELGVNIDWDQFYNGFQSPPASYPVYQFDCHKTDVYFEEVRQGNEVMAVCPHPLIIPYKRNNRMFKCNLSLEASPYLWEHKSNGIVIAPGALYTELALASVMESMIPKIPLTSLQLTINFQNLFVLSKSSHCLKVQLEPHEDKTLFQIQSSATTHASGTIAYRKGPSVTDHQDILLDIISKRCLSVIPGEQVYVMLNQAGFEYGPIFQQLGDIQYGEDFKEAVANVRIPDQLLTQLYKYCLHPVVLDYFLQMTSVLALSNSTIRHGFPSAIGSMVITAPLCKEMVIYMRLTQEMPEYFEVCGCFTDRKGHTLIELKDVRITLVGDSAKVTDFYFFHNERVAVPAITSVHSKPKAVVFEDTLGISNALKTYLHPSSVFFSPADAGLSSLQVPDFLLHLDHCTADMEKILFIWSCQNLSFLKAQTVLEHLADICELYRHIVLTLRKCKHLRTLHVITYRSSENTVDHINPGFVLSGMTRACAAELSEISFQLIDLATVSSEDIKALGYVICSYKSHEYPEVLISQGQVQSTVITRTALNKITKGVNSPWSECFTLQTANPYEMACLSAIPNNDVLDFTDGKNVEVKLCKICMHSSDYFPVSLSDLKFGQTLYWNKHTSQNHKLLALDFSGTVTAVGKDVRKLKVGDHIVSCYPTIAASKVTIPEDACYKTKRLQFLKDTPCVSYLILAWEILHSALPKVKQNKTLGIFSTTPDSALMKVLTVTANKSGWNVVTEMELNALGQHLDQCPVFVLIPPYDQACLAQLSSEASVKHIFLVCDNNAPPTSVLPNDSENMCFHFVKLCNIFQKSHLKTQSSVVHRWLKMMHLDSKFLSLQSKAFQHTQAETVKVGSYFTAKAVSLIVLDNNGSMADKSQIYLQPRPVQLFSKTAVYIVSGGLSGLGLETVKFISHWGGKCIATLSRSAPSEETQLHINNLKKRYRVRVITLQCDVSVADEVLEAVTVIGQNFPSFPIKGVFHSAAVLHDGLLETLNKSLFEKVFRPKVSGALNLHYATLNSKVDYFVCYSSISSFIGNASQANYAAANSFLDTLCHYRRNVGLAGQSINWGPLKLGLLFNKADFQKFLEAKGLMTMEVPEIHEALKHCLLENKPQQVVCKFNFRNLRNNVLSQNASLKVRLAALIEKEFEVKTVNESRKDLHSSFDDYIRGIVGDICNVDADEFEAETCLAALGIDSMLAMTLQNQMFQDIGVNIPLATLLDPKITLNSLTTLLKESNDEK, encoded by the exons ATGGATGAAGATATTGCTGTTGTTGGCATTGGGTGTAGCTTCCCAGGGG TATTGTACATAAATACTTATGATGTTTGTGGCATCCTTGCAGGTGATGGACTTGACAATTTCTGGAAGGTTCTTGTTGATGGGAAAAATTGTGCTGTGGATATTCCAGAGCAGAGATTTGATGTAACGCAGTGGTATGATCCTGATGACACCATTCTTGGAAAAATACAAACTACTAAAGCTGCTTTCATAGATGG GTTCAATGAGTTTGATCACAGGTTTTTTGGCATCTCTGAAGCCGAGGCTAATTGTATGGACCCCCAGCAGAAGCTTCTTCTGCAGTGTTCCTATAGAGCGCTGGAGGATTCTGGCATTCCCATGGAAAAAGTCAGTGGCTCCAGAACAGGTGTTTATATAg GGCTCATGAATAGAGACTATGAGACACTACTGAACAACAGCCCGAGtacaataacacattataatggCACAGGGACAGCTATGAGTATAGCAGCCAACAGGATCTCCTACACATTCAACCTCACTGGGCCTTCATTTGCCATTGACAGTGCCTGCTCCTCCTCCTTAGTTGCAATCCACTCTGCTTGTCAAGCAATCAGGCAAG GTGACTGTGAGATGGCACTTTGTGGAGGTGTTAGCTGTATTCTTGAGCCACGGGTCTTTGTGGCTCTCAGCAAAGCTAAAATGATTTCACCTGAAGGCACCAGTAAACCTTTCTCCAAAAGAGCAGATGGATATGGTAGAGGGGAAGGCTGTGGAATAGTTCTTCTAAAGCCTTTGAAAAAA gctctTCAGGACTTTGACCATATTTGGGGCATTGTATGCAAAACAGCAGTAAATCAAGATGGCCACACTGTCACTCCAATCACGAAGCCATCTATGGTCCAGCAGGAGGAGCTGCTCAATAGAATCTATTCTACAGGCACCTACCTGTCTGATATCCAGTACATAGAGGCTCATGGGACTGGGACTCCAGTGGGAGATTCAGTAGAAGCAGACAGCATCTCTAAAGTCATTGCCAAGGCACGACCCTCAGAGGTAGGGCCACTCCCTATTGGCTCAGTTAAGAGTAACATTGGACACACAGAATCTGCAGCAGGAGTGGCAGGACTAATTAAAGTACTTCTGATGATGAAGCATGAAACCATTGTACCTTCAGTGTTCTACTCAGAGGAAAATTCTAGCATAGATGTTCAAGCTCTCAATCTAAAAATTCCCACCAAAGCTGAAACATGGCATTGCACTGGTTCCATGGAGAGGGTGGCTGGAATTAATAGTTTTGGTTTTGGAGGAACTAATGCACATGCTATCATCAGAGAATATAAACATGCTATGTCCTCTAACTTAGAAAGGTTTGGTTCAAGGAAATTGTTCCCATTGTCTGCTGCCACAAGTAAATCCCTTGAGATGTGTATTGCTGACACTTATCAAAGAATCAGCACAGAAAAGAATGTTGACCTAACAACTCTTTTGTATACATCAGCATGCCGAAGAAGTCACATGAAACACAAATATAGGAAGGTGTATGTTACAACATCTCTTTCAGATTTAGAGGAACAGCTGAAAACTACCGTAAACAACAAGTTTGATGCTATTAAACCAGACCCCAAGGTAGTCTTCGTCTTCTGTGGGAATGGGGTTACGTACAGAGGAATGTGCAAGCAGCTGCTGAAAGAGGAGCCTGTATTCAGAGAAAAGATCAGAGAGGTAGAAAACTACTTTCAGAATTACAGAAGTACAAGCATTTTACAGAAGATAGCAAGCAGCTATGACAATGATGATTTCTCAAAGCCAGAAACTGTCCAGCCCCTCCTTTTTGCCACTCAGGTTGCCATAGCTCACTTGCTAAAGCACTGGGGCATCAGACCCACTGCTGTACTTGGACACTCTGTTGGAGAGGTTGCTGCAGCCCATTGCTCTGGGCTTTTGTCTTTAGAGGACGCAGTGAAAGTAGTCTATTATCGGAGTGTTCTGCAAAGCAAAGTCACTGGAGGGAAGATGCTTGTTGTTGGTAATATAACTGTGTCagacattttgaaaattctTCCAGCATACACAGGGAAAGTGTGTCTAGCTGCATTGAACAGTCCCCTGTCATGTGTACTATCAGGTGAGAAGGATGCTATTGAAAGTGTGCAGCAACTATTAAAGAACTCGTTTAAGGCAAAGAATTTGTTCCTTCATGTCTTGGAGGTTCCCGCTGCCTACCATAGTCATATGATGGATCCAGTACTGACTCAAATTAGAGACAGCATTGGGTCTTTAAATCAACATGAAATGGAATGTGAGGTATTTTCCACAGTAACAGGAAGGATGTGTTGTCTAGGGGATTTTGTAACTGGTGAGTACTGGGCAAGAAATATCAGAAATCCAGTTGCATTTGAACAAGCAGTAAGAGCAGTGGCCAGTAATAGGAAGAACATAATCTTTGTTGAGATTGGCCCGAGAAGGGCTCTGCAGAGGAACATTATGGAGACATTAGGAAATGACACAGTGGTGCTCTCCTCAATCCAACCAGACAAAGATCATGATGCACTACTTACTGTTGTATCCAAACTCTTTGAGCTTGGAGTCAATATAGACTGGGATCAGTTCTATAATGGGTTTCAGTCACCGCCAGCATCGTACCCAGTTTATCAGTTTGATTGCCATAAAACTGATGTATACTTTGAGGAAGTAAGGCAAGGTAATGAGGTGATGGCTGTCTGCCCCCATCCcctgataattccatataaacgTAATAACAGAATGTTCAAATGCAATCTGTCATTAGAAGCCTCCCCCTACCTTTGGGAGCACAAGAGCAATGGTATAGTCATTGCTCCAGGTGCCCTGTACACTGAACTGGCTTTGGCTTCTGTCATGGAATCTATGATCCCAAAGATACCCCTCACTTCACTTCAACTTACAATAAACTTTCAGAATTTGTTTGTTCTTAGTAAGAGCTCACACTGTCTGAAAGTGCAACTTGAGCCACATGAGGACAAGACTTTGTTTCAGATACAGTCCTCTGCTACAACACATGCATCAGGCACCATTGCTTATAGAAAAGGACCATCTGTGACTGACCACCAAGACATTCTATTGGACATTATTTCAAAGAGATGTCTATCAGTCATACCAGGGGAACAGGTATATGTTATGCTTAACCAGGCAGGGTTTGAGTATGGGCCCATCTTTCAACAGCTGGGTGACATCCAGTATGGAGAGGATTTCAAAGAAGCAGTAGCCAATGTCAGGATACCAGATCAATTGCTAACCCAGTTATACAAGTACTGCTTGCACCCTGTTGTATTAGATTATTTTCTGCAGATGACCTCTGTTTTAGCGCTGAGTAACAGCACTATTAGACATGGATTTCCTTCTGCAATTGGCAGCATGGTGATAACTGCACCTCTGTGTAAGGAAATGGTCATATATATGAGGCTTACTCAGGAGATGCCAGAATACTTTGAGGTATGTGGTTGCTTCACAGACAGAAAAGGACACACCCTGATTGAACTGAAGGATGTCAGAATCACACTTGTCGGAGACAGTGCAAAAGTGACTGACTTTTACTTCTTTCATAATGAAAGAGTCGCTGTCCCTGCTATTACTAGTGTACACAGCAAACCAAAAGCTGTGGTCTTTGAGGATACTTTAGGTATCAGTAATGCACTGAAGACATACTTACACCCAtcttctgtatttttctctccTGCTGATGCAGGTTTGTCTTCTTTGCAAGTTCCAGACTTTCTATTGCACTTGGATCATTGTACAGCTGATATGGAGAAAATTCTCTTTATCTGGAGCTGTCAAAACCTCAGTTTTCTTAAAGCGCAGACAGTTCTGGAGCACTTGGCTGACATTTGTGAGCTTTACCGTCACATTGTTTTGACTCTGAGGAAGTGCAAGCACTTGCGCACACTTCATGTCATAACTTACAGATCCTCTGAAAACACTGTTGATCACATTAATCCAGGATTTGTGCTATCAGGCATGACAAGGGCCTGTGCTGCTGAGTTGTCGGAAATTTCTTTTCAGTTGATAGATCTTGCCACAGTGTCAAGTGAGGACATAAAAGCCCTGGGTTATGTAATTTGCTCCTATAAAAGCCACGAGTACCCAGAGGTTTTGATAAGTCAAGGGCAGGTCCAATCAACAGTGATAACACGAACAGCCCTTAATAAAATAACCAAAGGTGTAAACTCTCCATGGTCTGAGTGCTTCACCCTGCAGACAGCCAACCCATATGAAATGGCTTGCTTGTCAGCCATACCAAATAATGATGTACTTGATTTTACTGACGGAAAAAATGTGGAGGTCAAGCTCTGTAAAATTTGCATGCACTCCTCAGACTATTTTCCAGTCAGTCTGTCTGACCTTAAATTTGGTCAGACACTATATtggaacaaacacacatctcagaaccacaaacttttagccCTTGATTTTAGTGGGACTGTCACAGCTGTGGGAAAAGATGTAAGAAAACTGAAAGTGGGAGACCATATAGTCTCCTGTTACCCCACTATAGCAGCCTCCAAGGTTACCATTCCAGAAGATGCTTGCTATAAAACAAAGAGACTTCAATTTTTGAAGGACACTCCTTGTGTCTCTTACCTTATACTTGCTTGGGAGATTTTGCACAGTGCATTACCTAAggtcaaacaaaacaaaacattgggTATTTTCTCCACAACTCCAGACTCCGCTCTGATGAAGGTGTTAACGGTCACAGCGAACAAGTCAGGATGGAATGTTGTTACAGAAATGGAATTGAATGCACTTGGCCAACATTTAGACCAGTGTCCTGTTTTTGTCCTCATACCTCCTTATGATCAGGCATGCTTGGCACAGTTAAGCAGTGAGGCTAGTGTAAAGCACATTTTTCTTGTCTGTGACAATAATGCACCTCCAACAAGCGTTCTTCCAAATGATAGTGAGAATAtgtgcttccactttgttaaaCTGTGCAACATATTTCAGAAATCCCATCTCAAAACACAGAGTTCTGTTGTACATAGATGGCTAAAAATGATGCACTTGGATAGCAAATTTTTATCTTTACAAAGCAAGGCTTTCCAGCATACCCAAGCTGAAACAGTGAAAGTTGGATCATATTTCACTGCTAAAGCTGTATCCTTGATTGTTCTGGACAACAATGGGTCTATGGCTGATAAGTCTCAGATATATCTACAACCCAGACCAGTGCAGCTTTTCTCAAAAACTGCAGTATACATAGTTTCGGGTGGTTTATCTGGATTGGGACTTGAAACAGTCAAGTTCATTTCTCACTGGGGTGGGAAGTGCATTGCTACACTCTCAAGGAGTGCTCCATCTGAGGAGACACAGCTGCATATCAACAACCTTAAAAAGAGATATAGGGTAAGAGTAATCACTCTCCAGTGTGATGTGTCTGTGGCAGATGAGGTATTGGAAGCAGTCACTGTCATTGGACAAAACTTCCCTTCTTTTCCAATAAAAGGAGTTTTTCACAGTGCTGCTGTGCTGCATGATGGGCTGCTTGAAACGCTTAATAAGTCTCTCTTTGAAAAAGTCTTCCGTCCAAAGGTCAGTGGTGCACTGAACCTTCACTACGCTACTTTAAAcagcaaagttgattattttgtatGTTATTCATCCATCTCCTCTTTTATTGGCAATGCGTCCCAGGCTAATTATGCAGCAGCCAACTCATTTCTAGACACTTTGTGCCACTACCGGCGTAATGTCGGACTTGCAGGACAGTCCATCAATTGGGGACCTCTTAAATTAGGTCTTCTGTTCAACAAAGCAGATTTTCAAAAATTCTTAGAAGCCAAAGGTTTGATGACAATGGAGGTGCCAGAAATCCATGAAGCTTTAAAGCACTGCTTATTGGAAAACAAGCCTCAAcaagttgtgtgtaaattcaACTTCAGAAACTTGAGGAACAACGTTCTCTCTCAGAATGCTTCTCTAAAAGTCCGACTAGCAGCCTTAATTGAGAAAGAGTTTGAAGTCAAAACAGTGAATGAGTCCAGGAAGGATCTACACTCATCTTTTGATGATTACATTAGAGGCATTGTAGGTGACATTTGCAATGTTGATGCAGATGAGTTTGAAGCTGAAACCTGCCTTGCTGCACTTGGCATTGATTCAATGTTGGCCATGACATTGCAGAATCAAATGTTTCAGGATATTGGTGTGAATATTCCACTTG